A region from the Pelobates fuscus isolate aPelFus1 chromosome 3, aPelFus1.pri, whole genome shotgun sequence genome encodes:
- the DCLRE1C gene encoding protein artemis, which yields MSSFPGRMKEYPTIAIDKFDKENLSARAYFLSHCHKDHMKGLRAPFLKRRLQCKLKLYLYCSPVTKELLLTNPKYAFWEKHIIAIEIDTPTQISLLDEITGEKEDILVTLLPAGHCPGSVMFLFQGLHGTVLYTGDFRLAKGEVARMELLHSGNRVKDIESVYLDTTFCDPKYFQIPSREECLIGILELVRSWIKMGPYHVVWLNCKAAYGYEYLFTNLSEEFGIKVHVNKQDMFKNMPDILCHITTDRRTQIHACRHPVNEEFIHGNRLPCGMRTDDNVPLRVISIKPSTMWFGERSRKTNVIVRTGESSYRACFSFHSSYSEIKDFLNYIQPMYAYPNVIPLGKTKKNVEDILKPFCRSNSDSSVVLYKPLGTLKRPKTTDPSNTDEDYVDLFDDHSLTYLRSKISRGCKWTSEIVKELNVSSKDHHKVDIPIGPSEASINFSLQTNYVDCEESNGEDEEDEEDLKEDESPTVHSNTTNGYMTSKKMNEENKVASGSQNVTADPEDDAVPKWCTFFHCAITKDNLSDPQECVSATGEHRGSQSPLLSDSDSDSTHISSINSSQSTHISEQGSQGWDNQADTLLLSTQEKAAANVCTLNRYPYLVSGFGEKVFTEASVAEAAQTNDRDHHDETSSVTSPVRPVPDRRKGDSQGEEGDHAILKSNSQSSSDFEIPSSPGVEQPKSPVLQYLYERLATGEPLMTDRQL from the exons ATGAGCTCCTTCCCGGGCCGCATGAAGGAGTATCCCACTATAGCCATCGACAAGTTCGATAAAGAGAATCTGTCCGCCAGGGCTTACTTTCTCTCTCACTGCCACAAAG ATCACATGAAAGGACTGCGTGCGCCCTTTTTAAAACGAAGATTGCAgtgcaa ACTAAAACTTTACCTGTATTGTTCCCCAGTCACTAAGGAATTATTATTAACAAATCCAAAGTATGCATTTTGGGAAAAACACATA aTCGCTATAGAGATTGATACTCCAACTCAGATTTCTTTACTTGATGAGATTACAGGTGAA aaagAAGATATTTTGGTCACACTTCTACCAGCTGGTCACTGTCCTGGCTCTgtaat GTTTCTCTTTCAAGGATTACATGGGACTGTACTTTACACTGGGGATTTCAGACTGGCGAAAGGGGAAGTGGCTCGAATGGAACTACTACACTCAGGAAACAG agtgAAGGACATTGAGAGTGTTTATTTAGATACAACATTCTGTGATCCCAAATACTTTCAAATCCCTAGTAGG GAGGAATGTCTGATTGGAATTCTAGAGTTAGTCCGTAGCTGGATCAAAATGGGCCCTTATCATGTTGTATGGCTAAATTGCAAAGCAGCCTATGgatatgaatatttatttacaaaccTTAGTGAGGAATTTGGCATCAAG GTCCACGTGAATAAACAAGACATGTTTAAGAACATGCCTGATATTCTGTGCCACATAACGACTGACCGCCGCACTCAGATTCACGCATGCCGTCATCCAGTG AATGAAGAATTTATACATGGCAACAGGTTACCATGTGGGATGCGCACCGATGATAATGTCCCTCTGCGTGTCATTAGTATTAAACCATCAACTATGTGGTTCGGTGAGAGAAGCAGGAAAACCAATGTAATTGTAAG AACTGGAGAAAGTTCTTACCGCgcttgtttttcttttcattcATCATATAGTGAG attaaagattttttgaatTACATTCAGCCAATGTATGCTTATCCCAATGTGATTCCTTtggggaaaacaaaaaaaaatgtagaagatat TTTGAAGCCATTTTGTAGGTCTAATTCTGACAGTTCAGTTGTATTGTATAAACCCCTAGGAACTCTGAAAAGACCGAAAACCACAGACCCGTCAAACACAG ATGAAGACTATGTTGATTTATTTGATGACCACTCACTGACTTATTTGAGGAGCAAGATTTCCAGAGGGTGTAAGTGGACATCAGAGATTGTAAAAGAATTAAATGTCTCATCCAAAGATCACCATAAAGTTGATATACCCATAGGTCCAAGCGAAGCCTCGATTAACTTTTCTTTGCAAACAAACTATGTGGACTGTGAGGAATCCAATGGAGAGGATGAGGAAGATGAAGAAGATCTTAAAGAAGATGAATCTCCTACAGTACATTCCAATACCACAAATGGGTACATGACATCTAAAAAAATGAATGAAGAGAATAAAGTGGCCAGTGGCTCTCAAAATGTGACTGCTGATCCAGAGGATGATGCTGTGCCCAAGTGGTGCACTTTCTTTCATTGTGCCATTACGAAAGATAATCTTTCTGACCCACAGGAGTGTGTTTCAGCTACTGGTGAACACAGAGGTTCTCAGTCCCCTCTTTTAAGCGATTCAGACTCTGATTCAACTCATATTTCCTCCATAAATTCCTCCCAGTCCACCCATATCTCAGAGCAAGGCAGCCAAGGATGGGATAATCAAGCTGACACTTTACTGCTGTCAACTCAAGAAAAAGCTGCTGCAAATGTATGCACTTTAAACAGATACCCTTATCTTGTATCCGGTTTTGGAGAAAAAGTGTTTACAGAAGCATCTGTAGCTGAGGCAGCACAAACAAATGATCGCGATCATCATGATGAAACATCCAGCGTCACATCTCCAGTAAGACCTGTTCCGGATAGAAGGAAAGGCGATTCACAGGGGGAAGAAGGCGACCATGCCATTTTGAAGTCAAACTCCCAGAGCTCCTCTGACTTTGAAATCCCTTCTTCACCTGGTGTTGAGCAACCTAAATCACCTGTGCTGCAATATTTATATGAACGCCTAGCCACAGGGGAGCCTCTCATGACAGACAGGCAACTGTAG